Part of the Usitatibacter palustris genome, CTCGCAGGTGCCCTTGGGGACGTATTTCCACTCGACCGGATCGTTGTCCTTCTTGGATGCGCCCGCACAACCATGCGAGGCCGTGCCGCAGTCGTTCTGGCCGGCCTTGGCGACGCCGTAGCACCGCTCCTTGCCTTCCGCGGCCTTGGGGTCATGCGCCGAGGCGCCCGTGGCGAAGCCGGCGAGGAGGCCTGCCACAGCGGTGGTGATGAGGGCTTTCGAAGTCTTCATGCCTGCTCTCCGTTCGTTGAACCGCGATCAGCGCGTCTTGCCGCCGACCTTTTCGCACGTGCCCTTGGCGACGTACTTCCAGTCGTCCGGGGAATTGTCCTTCTTGGCCTTGCCCGCGCAGGTATGGCTGGAGGTGCCGCAGTCGTTCTGCCCGGCCTTGGCGATGCCGTAGCACTTCTCCCGCTCCTTCCCACCCTGCGACTGCTGTGTCTGCGCCACGCCGTGGGTCATGGCGAGGGCAAGCACCCCGGCCACCGCCGACTGGATCACCGTTTTCTTCATGGTCATTTGTACCGCCTCCCACGCGCCAGGGCGGCCTGAAAACGGCCGCCATCTATGGGCAAAATCTTAGCATTTCAAGGCGTTGAATTGCCCTCTCGCGGCCCTACGTTCTATTCATACCCAAACGAAAGGAACGTCCATGACCCGCTTGATCCGCTACGAACCGCTGACCGGCCGCCTCGACGGCCTGTTCGATGAATTCTTTCGCCCCGCCTTCGCCTGGGACGGCGCCACCGCCCCGCGCGAAACCGCGCCCATCCGCTTCGACGTCCGCGAGACGCCCGAGACCTACGTCGTCGCCGCCGAGCTGCCGGGCGTCACGAGGGAGAACATCCACGTCGAGATCGAGGGCAACGAAGTGACGATCTCGGC contains:
- a CDS encoding DUF2282 domain-containing protein; protein product: MKTSKALITTAVAGLLAGFATGASAHDPKAAEGKERCYGVAKAGQNDCGTASHGCAGASKKDNDPVEWKYVPKGTCEKAGGKLVAPSDKK
- a CDS encoding DUF2282 domain-containing protein produces the protein MTMKKTVIQSAVAGVLALAMTHGVAQTQQSQGGKEREKCYGIAKAGQNDCGTSSHTCAGKAKKDNSPDDWKYVAKGTCEKVGGKTR
- a CDS encoding Hsp20/alpha crystallin family protein, with amino-acid sequence MTRLIRYEPLTGRLDGLFDEFFRPAFAWDGATAPRETAPIRFDVRETPETYVVAAELPGVTRENIHVEIEGNEVTISAETQRADEQKDGEKWLRVERHYGKAERRFALPQEVDDTRAAAKFADGVLELTLPKKAPVTGRKLQVQ